In Neovison vison isolate M4711 chromosome 11, ASM_NN_V1, whole genome shotgun sequence, one genomic interval encodes:
- the NKX1-1 gene encoding NK1 transcription factor-related protein 1, translated as MSASGPAAPGDGPALPPPPPGPGPGPAPPTPAAATARDAMDGRAELPAFPRAGPPPLAASDTVPAAPEGPGAVRPGPPPRPTSFSVLDILDPHKFNSRRRRCVLLGPVAPSACTPCASAPCAPAPCAPVPAAPGRPPRAEELERRALAAAGGAGAATGAEPPHAGDPCKADEAEASGYSSGGGGRSPSADSGDEAPDDDDDDDEAPDAGTARRAEEARGGSGGLAARGSGCPGAAETEAPPGAVDEAAAPGPRGNSPGAPVPPGASAAAPGSAGTTPQGAAAAAATKPKRKRTGSDSKSGKPRRARTAFTYEQLVALENKFKATRYLSVCERLNLALSLSLTETQVKIWFQNRRTKWKKQNPGADTSAPTGGGGAAGPGAGPGAGLPGGLSPLSPSPPMGAPLAMHGPAGYPAHGPGGLVCAAQLPFLSSPAVLSPFVLGSQTYGAPAFYAPHL; from the exons ATGAGCGCGAGCGGCCCGGCGGCTCCCGGGGACGGCCCggcgctgccgccgccgccgcccgggccGGGCCCGGGGCCCGCACCGCCCACACCTGCCGCTGCCACCGCCCGGGACGCCATGGACGGGCGCGCCGAGCTGCCCGCCTTCCCCCGGGCCGGACCCCCGCCGCTCGCCGCCAGCGACACAGTGCCCGCGGCGCCCGAAGGGCCCGGGGCGGTTCGCCCTGGCCCGCCGCCGCGCCCCACCTCCTTCTCGGTGCTGGACATTCTGGACCCCCACAAGTTTAACAGCAGAAGACGCCGCTGTGTGCTTCTGGGCCCGGTGGCGCCCTCCGCATGCACCCCGTGCGCCTCGGCCCCGTGCGCTCCGGCCCCATGCGCTCCGGTCCCCGCCGCCCCGGGACGCCCGCCGCGCGCGGAGGAGCTGGAGCGCCGCGCCCTCGCCGCCGCCGGAGGAGCTGGAGCCGCCACCGGAGCTGAGCCGCCGC ACGCCGGCGACCCCTGCAAGGCGGACGAGGCCGAGGCCAGCGGCtacagcagcggcggcggcggccgcagcCCGAGCGCGGACAGCGGGGACGAGGCGcccgacgacgacgacgacgacgacgaggCGCCCGACGCGGGGACTGCGCGCCGCGCGGAGGAGGCGCGGGGAGGCAGCGGCGGCCTCGCGGCCCGCGGGTCGGGCTGCCCGGGCGCGGCCGAGACGGAGGCGCCCCCCGGCGCGGTGGACGAGGCTGCAGCGCCCGGCCCCCGCGGGAACTCGCCCGGAGCCCCTGTCCCGCCTGGGGCCTCCGCGGCAGCGCCGGGGAGCGCGGGCACGACCCCGCAGGGCGCGGCCGCGGCCGCGGCGACGAAGCCAAAGCGGAAGCGCACGGGCTCGGACTCCAAGTCCGGGAAGCCGCGGCGCGCGCGCACCGCCTTCACCTACGAGCAGCTCGTGGCTCTGGAGAACAAGTTCAAGGCGACGCGCTACCTGTCTGTGTGCGAGCGCCTCAACCTGGCGTTGTCGCTAAGCCTCACCGAGACGCAGGTGAAGATCTGGTTCCAGAACCGCCGCACCAAGTGGAAGAAGCAGAACCCTGGCGCCGACACGAGCGCGCCAaccggcggcggcggggccgcAGGGCCGGGTGCGGGGCCCGGAGCGGGTCTTCCCGGCGGCCTCAGCCCGCTCAGCCCGTCGCCGCCCATGGGCGCGCCGCTCGCCATGCATGGCCCCGCCGGGTACCCGGCGCACGGCCCCGGCGGCCTGGTGTGCGCCGCGCAGCTACCCTTCCTGTCGAGCCCGGCGGTGCTGTCGCCCTTCGTGCTGGGCTCGCAGACCTACGGCGCGCCCGCCTTCTACGCGCCGCACCTCTGA